One window from the genome of Palaemon carinicauda isolate YSFRI2023 chromosome 24, ASM3689809v2, whole genome shotgun sequence encodes:
- the LOC137618013 gene encoding uncharacterized protein, which yields MSILNRLETFFGFSSTRNTATDFSSSTEERRREALELRASKPTCVPVTIEEQLGDSTIRAFRAIMPYDFTVSELIAVVRESTTMMEGTVLLCSVRGDRPSGSDTLNHLYSLYPECDGHLHLTLSHLKVKTEEEEREKHSVVI from the coding sequence ATGAGTATTCTCAACAGATTAGAAACATTTTTCGGCTTCAGCTCAACCCGGAACACGGCGACAGACTTTTCCTCGTCGACGGAGGAGAGGCGGCGAGAGGCCCTCGAACTCAGGGCATCCAAACCCACTTGCGTTCCTGTCACAATCGAAGAGCAGCTAGGCGACAGTACTATTAGAGCCTTTAGAGCTATCATGCCTTACGATTTCACCGTGTCAGAGCTGATAGCAGTTGTTCGCGAAAGCACCACTATGATGGAAGGGACGGTGTTGCTCTGCTCTGTCAGGGGGGACAGGCCCTCCGGATCCGATACCCTGAATCACCTGTACTCGCTGTATCCGGAATGCGATGGACACTTGCATCTCACTCTCAGTCATCTAAAAGTGAAAACGGAAGAAGAGGAGAGGGAGAAGCACAGCGTAGTGATATGA